From Firmicutes bacterium HGW-Firmicutes-1, one genomic window encodes:
- a CDS encoding phosphoribosylglycinamide formyltransferase produces the protein MLRVGILVSGGGTNLQAILDAIENGSLTNTKIVAVVSNRQKAYGLERARLQGIEACCIRPIDFENREAFNDALKAYFLEKEVDLVVLAGYLVVLSEEFIKAFPNKILNIHPSLIPAFCGDGYYGLKVHEAVLHRGVKLTGATVHFVDEGTDTGPIVLQKAVPVLQDDTAEILQKRVMEEAEWKLLPEAIGLIALNKIKIIDGHVIIDSI, from the coding sequence ATGTTAAGAGTAGGTATATTAGTGTCAGGTGGAGGAACGAATTTACAAGCAATTTTAGATGCCATAGAAAACGGATCTCTTACCAATACTAAAATAGTAGCTGTAGTGAGCAATAGACAAAAGGCATATGGACTTGAGAGAGCAAGACTGCAAGGTATTGAAGCTTGCTGTATTAGACCTATTGACTTTGAAAATAGAGAAGCTTTTAATGATGCATTGAAAGCTTATTTCCTTGAAAAAGAAGTGGATTTAGTAGTATTAGCAGGATATTTAGTCGTTCTTAGTGAAGAGTTTATCAAAGCCTTTCCTAATAAAATACTTAATATCCACCCATCTTTAATTCCTGCCTTTTGTGGTGACGGATATTATGGCTTAAAGGTACATGAAGCAGTATTACATAGAGGTGTTAAGTTAACAGGGGCAACAGTTCATTTTGTTGATGAAGGAACAGATACGGGACCTATCGTATTACAGAAGGCTGTGCCTGTTTTGCAAGATGATACAGCTGAGATTTTACAAAAGCGAGTTATGGAAGAAGCGGAATGGAAGCTCTTACCTGAGGCAATTGGCCTTATCGCATTAAACAAAATAAAAATAATAGATGGTCATGTAATCATTGATTCAATATAG
- a CDS encoding phosphoribosylformylglycinamidine cyclo-ligase → MSINYKAAGVDVEAGYKSVELMKEHVKTTFTDSVVTDIGGFGGLFSLAKHKMEEPILVSGTDGVGTKLKIAFVLDKHDTIGIDCVAMCVNDIVCSGAEPLFFLDYIACGKNVPEKIATIVGGIAEGCRQSGAALIGGETAEMPGFYSVDEYDLAGFAVGIVDKKEIIDGSKVIEGDVLVGLPSTGIHSNGYSLVRKLFEPTVEKLSVYVEDLGTTVGEQLIKPTKIYVKAIQALKECVSMKAISHITGGGFIENIPRMFKEGYSAQINLGSWPVLPIFNLMQQLADIELKDMYNTFNMGIGMVIAMTAEDAQKAIQCLAEMGEKAYVIGTVKKGAAGVELC, encoded by the coding sequence ATGTCAATAAATTATAAGGCGGCAGGAGTAGATGTTGAAGCAGGGTACAAATCAGTAGAGCTTATGAAGGAACATGTAAAAACTACTTTCACAGATTCAGTGGTTACAGATATAGGCGGATTTGGTGGCTTGTTTTCATTAGCAAAGCATAAAATGGAGGAACCAATTTTAGTGTCAGGTACGGATGGAGTTGGTACCAAGCTTAAGATTGCATTTGTATTAGATAAGCATGACACAATAGGTATAGATTGTGTAGCAATGTGCGTAAATGATATCGTTTGTTCAGGAGCTGAACCGTTATTTTTCTTAGACTATATTGCTTGTGGCAAGAATGTACCTGAAAAGATCGCAACAATCGTTGGAGGTATAGCTGAAGGTTGTAGACAATCTGGAGCGGCGCTTATTGGTGGAGAAACAGCAGAGATGCCAGGCTTCTACTCAGTTGATGAATACGATTTAGCGGGATTTGCGGTGGGAATCGTTGATAAAAAAGAAATCATTGATGGATCAAAGGTAATAGAAGGGGATGTGCTAGTTGGACTACCTTCCACAGGTATCCATAGCAATGGGTATTCCTTGGTTAGAAAATTATTTGAACCAACGGTTGAAAAGCTTTCAGTATATGTCGAAGATCTTGGCACAACAGTAGGCGAGCAATTAATTAAGCCAACTAAAATATATGTAAAAGCGATTCAAGCGTTAAAAGAGTGTGTTTCAATGAAAGCTATCAGTCACATTACGGGTGGTGGTTTCATTGAAAATATTCCAAGAATGTTTAAAGAGGGATATAGTGCACAGATAAATTTAGGCTCTTGGCCTGTGCTTCCAATTTTCAACTTAATGCAACAACTCGCAGATATTGAACTAAAGGATATGTATAATACTTTCAATATGGGCATAGGTATGGTAATTGCAATGACTGCTGAGGATGCGCAAAAAGCTATCCAGTGCTTAGCAGAAATGGGAGAAAAAGCATATGTAATTGGTACAGTTAAAAAAGGAGCAGCAGGAGTAGAACTATGTTAA
- the purE gene encoding 5-(carboxyamino)imidazole ribonucleotide mutase gives MAIEVGIIMGSDSDLPVMQEAAKMLDYFGIEYELTIVSAHRTPDRLFDYSKKAKDRQLKVLIAGAGGAAHLPGMVASITPVPVIGVPIKTQTLNGIDSLYSIVQMPPGIPVATMAINGAKNAGILAAQIIGSFNAEISSKIVRYKEELKEMVEEKATTLEKLGYEHYLNKGL, from the coding sequence ATGGCGATTGAAGTAGGTATTATTATGGGTAGTGATTCAGATTTGCCAGTTATGCAAGAGGCTGCAAAAATGTTAGATTATTTTGGAATCGAATATGAATTAACGATTGTTTCAGCACATAGAACACCTGATAGATTATTTGACTATTCAAAAAAAGCAAAAGATAGACAATTAAAGGTTCTTATTGCTGGTGCTGGCGGTGCAGCTCATTTACCGGGTATGGTAGCATCAATTACACCGGTTCCCGTTATTGGTGTTCCTATTAAGACACAAACTTTAAATGGTATTGATTCTCTATACTCAATCGTTCAAATGCCGCCAGGTATTCCAGTTGCAACTATGGCAATTAATGGTGCTAAGAATGCAGGCATACTTGCAGCTCAAATAATTGGAAGCTTTAATGCGGAAATATCGAGCAAGATAGTTCGTTATAAAGAAGAGCTAAAGGAAATGGTAGAGGAAAAAGCAACTACACTCGAAAAATTAGGTTATGAACACTATTTGAATAAGGGTTTATAA
- a CDS encoding amidophosphoribosyltransferase has translation MWNDDKLKEECGIFGVYNMNDFDTARMTYYGLFSLQHRGQESAGIAVNNGGTILYRKEMGMVSEIFDDYILDHLKGHTGIGHVRYSTAGDSLAENAQPLVLKYTKGHMALAHNGNLINANKIRTELENLGTIFQTTTDSEVIAALLSRSRIKYNSIEDALVEVMGTIKGAYSLLVMTPHKLIAARDPLGMRPLVIGKKEDSYVFSSESCSFDALGVEFIRDVEPGEIIICDSDGLRTMKIDTPEKSAMCIFEYVYFARPDSIMEGVEVFDTRFKAGQTLAKEHPVEADVVVAVPDSGIGAAHGYAQEAGIPYVSGFMKNRYVGRTFIQPNQGMREMGVSLKLNPIRSLVEGKRVVMIDDSIVRGTTSRHIVNILKQAGAKEVHVRISSPPVKYSCYFGIDTPERKKLIASTHQVDEIREMICADSLGYISVEGLLETCRGTKCDFCTACFKGNYPMQIEDQEAKPCQ, from the coding sequence ATGTGGAACGATGATAAATTAAAGGAAGAGTGTGGCATTTTTGGTGTATACAATATGAATGATTTTGATACAGCTAGAATGACTTATTATGGACTATTTTCCTTACAACATAGAGGGCAAGAAAGTGCTGGTATTGCAGTAAATAACGGTGGAACGATATTGTATAGGAAGGAAATGGGTATGGTGTCAGAAATATTCGATGACTATATACTCGATCATTTAAAAGGACATACTGGTATTGGACATGTCAGGTACTCAACTGCAGGTGATAGCCTGGCCGAAAATGCACAACCACTCGTGCTGAAATATACAAAGGGACATATGGCCTTAGCCCATAATGGTAACTTAATCAATGCCAATAAAATAAGAACTGAACTTGAGAATCTAGGGACGATCTTTCAAACAACTACAGACTCAGAAGTTATTGCAGCATTACTATCAAGAAGTAGAATAAAATACAATTCAATTGAAGATGCGCTGGTAGAAGTAATGGGTACTATTAAAGGGGCATACTCCTTATTGGTGATGACGCCACATAAGCTTATCGCTGCGAGAGATCCACTTGGAATGAGACCCCTAGTGATTGGTAAAAAAGAAGATTCCTATGTTTTCTCATCTGAATCCTGTTCCTTTGATGCATTAGGGGTAGAATTTATTAGAGATGTAGAACCAGGGGAAATCATAATCTGTGATTCTGATGGACTTAGAACAATGAAAATTGACACTCCTGAAAAATCTGCAATGTGCATTTTTGAATATGTTTATTTTGCAAGACCAGATAGTATTATGGAAGGCGTTGAGGTTTTTGATACCCGCTTTAAAGCAGGACAAACCCTAGCAAAAGAACATCCAGTAGAAGCTGATGTAGTTGTAGCAGTACCTGATTCAGGAATAGGAGCAGCACATGGTTACGCTCAAGAAGCAGGAATTCCATATGTAAGTGGGTTTATGAAAAATCGTTATGTTGGAAGAACTTTTATTCAGCCAAATCAAGGTATGAGAGAAATGGGAGTTAGCCTTAAGCTAAATCCAATAAGAAGTTTAGTTGAAGGAAAAAGAGTAGTAATGATTGATGATTCGATTGTAAGAGGTACAACAAGTCGACATATAGTCAATATATTGAAGCAGGCTGGAGCAAAAGAGGTGCATGTTAGAATTAGTTCACCTCCAGTGAAGTATTCCTGCTATTTTGGGATTGATACTCCGGAACGTAAGAAATTAATAGCTAGCACCCATCAAGTTGATGAAATAAGAGAAATGATTTGTGCGGACAGTTTAGGTTATATAAGTGTTGAAGGTTTATTAGAAACTTGCAGAGGTACAAAATGTGATTTTTGTACGGCATGCTTTAAGGGTAATTATCCAATGCAAATTGAGGATCAGGAGGCAAAACCATGTCAATAA
- the purK gene encoding 5-(carboxyamino)imidazole ribonucleotide synthase, which yields MNCLKKKIGIIGGGQLGKMMILDAKKLGFYVITLDPTLNCPSHSLSDEHIVAAFDDEEAIKKLAEKSDVITYEFEHISISALEKIEKDGHIVYPTVSSLATIQNKFTQKSLLHEKNIPVPEFEKVNDENDIKIMGSHYSYPIMLKSCTGGYDGKGNVIIQNEAMIAEAYSALGGGAVPLMVEKFVPFMMEISVLACRGIEGDIVIYPVGQNIHRNSILDETIVPASISSECTRKAMELAYDVMEIFHGVGMFCVEMFVTTNEEIFINEVAPRPHNSGHYTIEGCLTSQFEQHIRAITGLPFGDVSLRCPTVMRNLLGEEEAEGSTLVEGLEEVFKLPNVKVHIYGKQEVKPGRKMGHLTVCASTVEKARSEASQAKAIIKIIAEHEGNIND from the coding sequence ATGAATTGTCTAAAGAAGAAAATCGGAATTATTGGTGGCGGTCAGTTAGGTAAAATGATGATTTTAGATGCTAAAAAATTAGGGTTTTATGTTATAACATTAGATCCAACCTTAAACTGCCCTTCTCATAGCTTGTCAGACGAACATATCGTTGCGGCCTTTGATGATGAAGAGGCTATTAAAAAGCTGGCTGAAAAGTCAGACGTTATTACTTATGAATTTGAACATATTAGTATTTCTGCTTTGGAAAAAATCGAAAAGGATGGTCATATTGTCTATCCAACTGTGTCGAGTCTAGCAACCATTCAAAATAAATTCACTCAAAAATCTTTATTACATGAAAAAAACATTCCTGTCCCAGAATTTGAAAAAGTAAATGATGAAAATGATATTAAGATCATGGGAAGTCACTATTCATATCCTATTATGTTAAAGTCCTGTACTGGAGGTTATGATGGTAAGGGCAATGTAATTATCCAAAATGAGGCGATGATTGCGGAAGCTTATAGTGCCTTAGGTGGAGGTGCAGTTCCATTAATGGTAGAAAAATTTGTACCGTTTATGATGGAAATCTCAGTCCTAGCATGTAGAGGTATAGAGGGTGATATCGTTATTTATCCAGTTGGTCAGAATATACATAGGAATAGTATATTAGATGAAACGATTGTTCCAGCGTCCATCTCTTCAGAGTGTACCCGAAAAGCCATGGAGTTAGCATATGATGTTATGGAGATTTTCCATGGAGTTGGTATGTTTTGTGTTGAGATGTTTGTAACGACAAATGAAGAAATATTTATCAATGAAGTAGCTCCAAGACCTCATAATTCAGGTCATTACACAATAGAAGGTTGTCTTACAAGTCAGTTTGAACAACATATTAGAGCGATAACTGGGTTACCTTTTGGTGACGTTTCTCTTAGATGTCCAACAGTTATGAGAAACCTTCTTGGAGAAGAGGAAGCTGAAGGCAGCACTTTAGTTGAAGGTTTAGAGGAAGTATTTAAGCTTCCAAATGTTAAGGTTCATATTTATGGTAAGCAAGAAGTGAAACCCGGTAGAAAAATGGGACATCTCACAGTTTGTGCTTCAACAGTTGAAAAAGCAAGAAGTGAAGCTAGCCAGGCAAAAGCGATTATTAAAATAATTGCAGAGCATGAAGGAAACATCAACGATTGA
- a CDS encoding radical SAM protein → MAYRSMTLASLVALIPEDMNATVDICDEMSQKVNYDQRKYDLVGISFDTSSSLRAYEHAEAFRKRGAYIVCGGYHTSNLPDEVALHADTIVIGAAESSFPQFLRDFKKGTPQKRYCQEYDAADIPIPARAAISKKKYVKFPTVIADRGCINRCKFCSIAKMWRSNPRPVQSVIDEIISLKSKSLIFYDPNFFAPKAYAMELMNELTKLKIKWVTNATAEVAYDDELLALAKKSGCKGVLIGLESISEESLKGVGKQFSKVEQYKEVIERFHAYNIAVNGCFVLGFDGDTEASLLSIPEKVRYLKLDLTRFAILTPTPGSQLYKEMDDAGRIITKDWSRYSQHCAVFSPKHMSPERLEEIYQETWKKTYSFKNIGYRFFHSSNKDLQVRLVLLTTNLGFKFLNI, encoded by the coding sequence ATTGCCTATAGATCTATGACGCTCGCATCTTTGGTAGCGCTCATACCTGAAGACATGAATGCTACAGTGGATATATGCGATGAGATGTCTCAAAAAGTAAACTATGATCAGAGAAAATATGATTTGGTGGGCATATCCTTTGATACCTCCTCTAGTCTTCGTGCATATGAACATGCAGAGGCTTTCAGAAAAAGAGGTGCATACATTGTTTGTGGCGGTTATCATACATCCAATTTACCAGATGAAGTTGCGTTACATGCAGATACGATAGTCATTGGTGCGGCCGAAAGCTCCTTTCCTCAGTTTCTGAGAGATTTTAAGAAAGGTACTCCCCAAAAAAGATACTGTCAAGAATATGATGCTGCCGATATACCTATACCAGCAAGAGCGGCTATTAGTAAAAAAAAGTATGTTAAATTTCCTACAGTAATTGCAGACAGAGGCTGCATCAATCGTTGTAAATTCTGTTCTATTGCAAAAATGTGGAGAAGTAACCCACGTCCAGTTCAAAGTGTTATTGATGAGATCATAAGTCTCAAGTCAAAGTCCCTCATATTTTATGATCCAAACTTTTTTGCTCCAAAAGCATATGCCATGGAGTTGATGAACGAGCTGACGAAGCTTAAGATTAAATGGGTAACCAATGCCACAGCTGAGGTGGCGTATGATGACGAGCTGTTGGCTTTAGCTAAAAAAAGTGGTTGTAAAGGGGTATTAATTGGCCTAGAGTCAATCAGTGAAGAGTCCTTAAAGGGAGTGGGTAAACAATTTTCTAAGGTGGAGCAGTATAAAGAGGTTATTGAACGATTTCATGCTTACAATATAGCGGTGAATGGGTGCTTTGTGCTAGGCTTTGATGGAGATACTGAGGCGTCTCTTCTATCTATCCCTGAAAAAGTTCGATATTTAAAGCTGGATCTTACGCGCTTTGCCATTTTAACACCAACGCCTGGATCACAGCTTTATAAAGAAATGGATGATGCAGGAAGAATTATTACCAAAGATTGGTCAAGATACAGTCAACATTGTGCTGTTTTTTCGCCAAAGCATATGTCTCCAGAAAGGTTAGAAGAAATCTATCAAGAAACATGGAAAAAAACCTATAGCTTCAAAAATATCGGATATCGTTTTTTTCATTCATCCAATAAAGATCTACAAGTAAGATTGGTTTTATTAACTACGAACCTTGGATTTAAGTTTTTAAATATCTAA
- the yajC gene encoding preprotein translocase subunit YajC: MMMFLIYGGFIAFMWFVLIRPQRKKQKEISRMQNEIEIGQSVLTSGGLYGKVVDTVNDILIVEFGMNKGVRVPVQRSTVMSVAEPDLSIAKTEE; this comes from the coding sequence ATGATGATGTTTTTAATATATGGAGGTTTCATTGCCTTTATGTGGTTTGTTCTTATTAGACCACAACGTAAGAAACAAAAAGAAATTAGCAGAATGCAAAACGAAATCGAAATTGGACAATCTGTTTTAACATCAGGTGGACTTTACGGTAAAGTAGTTGATACTGTTAATGATATATTGATTGTTGAATTTGGAATGAACAAGGGCGTACGAGTACCAGTACAAAGAAGTACAGTAATGTCCGTTGCTGAACCAGATTTATCAATAGCTAAAACTGAAGAATAA
- a CDS encoding phosphoribosylamine--glycine ligase, translated as MKVLVVGSGGREHAIIWKLAKSERVDKIFCAPGNAGISELAQCVPIPATEVTKIADWAKDHEIDLTIIGMDDPLILGIVDKFEERGLRVFGPRQNAAILEGSKVFAKDLMKKYNIPTAGYEVFEEALIAKEYLKGCEYPVVLKADGLALGKGVLICQSVEEALVGVDEIMVDKKFGAAGSKMVVEEFMTGPEVSVLTFCDGENLIPMVSAQDHKRAFDNDEGLNTGGMGTFSPSRFYTEELAEECYEKLFVPSLKAMKLEGRPFTGIIFFGLMLTPSGPRVLEYNARFGDPEAQVVLTRLKTDLVDVFEAAIDGRLDELTLEWDDNSTVCVVLASGGYPVEYEKGYEITGLDQQKEEDGIYIFHAGTAMKEGKYVTNGGRVLGITAKGKNMDEARENAYKAVNEIDFLNKQYRTDIGIKR; from the coding sequence TTGAAGGTATTAGTAGTTGGTAGTGGAGGACGGGAACACGCAATCATTTGGAAATTAGCGAAGAGTGAAAGAGTTGATAAAATATTTTGTGCCCCAGGTAATGCCGGAATCTCTGAGCTTGCGCAATGTGTTCCTATTCCAGCAACTGAGGTTACAAAAATTGCTGACTGGGCAAAGGATCATGAAATAGATTTAACCATTATTGGAATGGATGATCCACTTATTCTTGGTATTGTTGATAAATTTGAAGAGAGAGGTCTAAGAGTATTTGGGCCAAGACAAAATGCAGCAATTCTAGAGGGTAGCAAAGTATTTGCTAAAGACTTAATGAAGAAGTATAACATTCCAACAGCCGGATATGAGGTTTTTGAAGAGGCATTGATAGCAAAGGAATATTTAAAAGGGTGTGAGTACCCTGTTGTTCTAAAAGCAGATGGATTAGCACTTGGTAAAGGAGTGCTTATATGTCAATCTGTTGAAGAAGCTCTTGTAGGTGTAGATGAAATCATGGTCGATAAGAAGTTTGGTGCTGCAGGCAGTAAAATGGTAGTTGAAGAATTTATGACAGGTCCGGAAGTATCTGTTCTAACTTTCTGTGATGGGGAAAACCTGATACCTATGGTAAGTGCTCAAGACCATAAAAGAGCCTTTGACAATGATGAAGGATTAAACACAGGTGGGATGGGAACCTTTTCACCTAGTAGATTTTATACCGAAGAGCTTGCAGAGGAATGTTATGAAAAGCTTTTTGTACCTTCTTTAAAGGCAATGAAATTAGAAGGGCGACCTTTTACAGGTATTATATTTTTTGGTCTTATGCTAACACCTAGCGGACCAAGGGTTTTAGAGTACAATGCTCGTTTTGGTGATCCAGAAGCGCAGGTGGTATTGACTAGGTTGAAAACAGATTTAGTTGATGTATTTGAGGCAGCTATTGATGGAAGATTAGATGAGCTTACTTTAGAATGGGATGATAATAGTACAGTCTGTGTTGTATTAGCTTCAGGCGGGTATCCCGTGGAATATGAAAAAGGTTATGAAATTACTGGACTTGATCAACAAAAAGAGGAAGATGGCATTTATATATTTCATGCTGGAACGGCTATGAAAGAAGGTAAATATGTAACAAATGGTGGAAGAGTGTTAGGTATTACCGCCAAAGGTAAGAATATGGATGAAGCAAGAGAAAACGCATATAAAGCTGTCAATGAGATTGACTTTTTAAATAAACAATATAGAACAGATATAGGTATTAAAAGGTAG
- a CDS encoding PHP domain-containing protein: MKIPLLIFDIVLYYGIIGFMKKKELYKMRYIDLHTHTTASDGTYTPSALVDYALTKGLAAIAITDHDTIDGIPPARNHLGINKDLEIISGIEFSTNSPYLKSDIHILGLYINEMDPHFTSALLDIVKSRNERNLRMVEKLCDMGLKLTIEDVIRNSSNGIITRAHFGRALLQKGYIKNLNDAFTKYIGTGCPAFIPRHKLTPEKAIKMINDCGGIAVLAHPTLYHLNLRELDCLIQELAKQGLKGIEGLYSLYNKSEINYLQDFANQYNLLITGGSDFHGTNKAGIDLGVGRGQLKIPYELLEPIKLECKRL; encoded by the coding sequence ATGAAAATCCCCCTATTGATATTTGATATAGTATTATATTATGGTATAATAGGTTTTATGAAAAAAAAGGAGTTGTATAAAATGCGCTATATAGATTTACACACACATACTACTGCATCAGATGGAACTTATACTCCTAGTGCTTTAGTTGATTATGCACTAACCAAGGGTTTAGCTGCGATTGCGATTACTGACCACGATACCATTGATGGTATACCCCCAGCAAGAAACCACTTAGGCATAAATAAAGATTTAGAAATCATTTCTGGTATTGAATTTTCTACAAATTCTCCTTACCTAAAAAGTGATATTCATATACTTGGTTTGTATATAAATGAAATGGATCCACATTTTACAAGTGCTCTATTAGACATTGTAAAATCTAGAAATGAACGAAACTTAAGAATGGTTGAAAAGCTTTGTGATATGGGACTTAAACTAACGATAGAAGATGTTATTAGAAATTCATCTAATGGGATTATTACTCGTGCTCATTTTGGAAGAGCTCTTTTGCAAAAGGGTTATATCAAAAACCTGAATGATGCATTTACAAAATATATAGGGACAGGATGCCCAGCCTTTATACCAAGGCATAAGCTAACTCCAGAAAAAGCTATAAAAATGATCAATGATTGTGGTGGCATTGCCGTTCTTGCACATCCTACTTTATATCATTTAAATTTAAGAGAATTAGACTGCTTAATTCAAGAGCTAGCCAAACAAGGCTTAAAAGGAATTGAAGGTTTGTATTCTCTATATAATAAGTCAGAAATCAATTACCTTCAAGACTTTGCAAACCAGTATAACCTCTTGATTACTGGTGGTTCAGATTTCCACGGAACAAATAAAGCCGGAATAGACTTAGGTGTTGGTCGTGGACAGTTGAAAATTCCTTATGAATTGCTCGAACCAATTAAGCTGGAATGCAAAAGATTATAA
- a CDS encoding phosphoribosylaminoimidazolesuccinocarboxamide synthase, with product MDKVSLLYEGKAKKVWTTNDSELLVVDYKDDATAFNGLKKGTINEKGSINNRVSNHLMKVLEAKDIPTHLVEEISDRETIVRKVEIIPIEVIVRNIVAGSLSKRLGLEEGTKLKKTVLEFCYKNDELGDPMINHYHIYALGLATQDEIETIASYSFQINEVLTKYLSKANIELIDFKIEFGRTKSGEIILADEISPDTCRFWDSVTKEKLDKDRFRRDLGNVEGAYLEILKRLLGE from the coding sequence ATGGATAAAGTGTCATTACTGTATGAAGGAAAAGCAAAAAAGGTATGGACAACAAATGATAGCGAATTGCTTGTAGTAGATTATAAAGATGATGCAACAGCTTTTAATGGTTTGAAAAAAGGTACTATTAATGAAAAGGGTAGTATCAACAATCGAGTATCAAACCATTTGATGAAGGTCTTAGAAGCCAAAGACATTCCGACTCATTTAGTAGAAGAAATTAGTGATCGTGAAACGATTGTAAGAAAAGTTGAAATTATACCAATAGAAGTGATCGTAAGAAATATTGTAGCAGGAAGTCTAAGCAAACGACTTGGATTAGAAGAAGGTACTAAGTTGAAAAAAACAGTACTCGAGTTTTGTTATAAAAATGATGAGCTTGGTGATCCTATGATAAATCATTATCATATATATGCGTTAGGGCTTGCGACTCAAGATGAAATTGAAACGATAGCATCCTATTCTTTTCAAATCAATGAAGTATTAACAAAGTATTTATCGAAAGCAAACATTGAATTAATTGATTTTAAAATAGAATTTGGTAGAACCAAAAGTGGAGAAATTATTTTAGCAGATGAAATATCACCTGATACATGTAGATTCTGGGATTCAGTTACCAAAGAAAAGTTAGATAAAGACCGTTTTCGTAGAGATTTAGGAAATGTAGAAGGTGCATATCTTGAAATATTAAAAAGACTTTTAGGGGAATAA